In one window of Posidoniimonas corsicana DNA:
- a CDS encoding ATP-dependent helicase — protein sequence MPSGLNPAQHDAVMTLRGPLLVLAGAGTGKTRVVTFRIAQLIKSGVPADRILAVTFTRKAAGEMQERAAELLNGGKRKRRKRGAPKPEISTFHSLCVRVLRRHATRLGYPEKFTIADRGDQESHARTALREIRAPNDALKPGDLLAIISQWKMRSITPSQAGGVAETDREHLAAVAYRRYQNHLKNSGSVDFDDLLYLTEELFRKFPSVRREEAGRFDHVMVDEYQDTNHSQYEIVRGLAMGHRNLCVVGDDDQSIYSWRGAEVTHILQFKQDWPDAKEVRLESNYRSRKPIIDYANTLIVHNAHRHDKVLRPAKGGGEPPRIMQYKDEATEAKEVVWDIGRKVETTKLRYRDVAILFRTNEQPRAFEAELRSQNIPYVLIGGMSFYDRREIRDVLAYLKLTANPDDEPSLLRILNTPPRGIGDGARKKMMEQAVSRGVPLWRVVTDAANVPGLTAAAKQGCASLVRMVEGWKADQGPVTRLIDRVIDEARYRQELDRLYPDPNERDARVAALGEVVNAASQFDDKERDPDDKQTPLEGFLEEIALGGPADGNDKESQLDQNAVGLLTLHAAKGLEFPHVYLVGMEEGILPHRRSIEADDGSIDEERRLAYVGVTRAQDRLTLSLALTRRKWGKPRDSMPSRFLYEMTGQAERAPHRHPRNQHANGRKR from the coding sequence ATGCCCTCCGGCCTGAATCCCGCCCAGCACGACGCCGTGATGACCCTCCGCGGCCCCCTGCTGGTGCTGGCGGGCGCCGGCACCGGGAAAACCCGCGTGGTGACCTTCCGGATCGCCCAGCTGATCAAGAGCGGCGTGCCCGCCGACCGCATCCTGGCCGTGACCTTCACCCGCAAGGCGGCCGGCGAGATGCAGGAGCGGGCGGCCGAGCTGCTCAACGGCGGCAAGCGGAAACGCCGCAAGCGGGGGGCCCCCAAGCCGGAAATCTCCACGTTCCACTCGCTCTGTGTGCGGGTGCTGCGGCGGCACGCCACGCGGCTGGGCTACCCGGAGAAGTTCACCATCGCCGACCGCGGCGACCAGGAGAGCCACGCCCGCACCGCGCTGCGGGAGATCCGCGCCCCGAACGACGCGCTCAAGCCGGGCGACCTGCTGGCGATCATCAGCCAGTGGAAGATGCGGTCGATCACGCCGTCCCAGGCGGGCGGCGTCGCGGAGACCGACCGCGAGCACCTGGCGGCGGTCGCCTACCGGCGGTACCAGAACCACCTGAAGAACAGCGGCTCGGTCGACTTCGACGACCTGCTGTACCTGACCGAGGAGTTGTTCCGCAAGTTCCCCAGCGTCCGCCGCGAGGAGGCCGGGCGGTTCGACCACGTGATGGTCGACGAGTACCAGGACACCAACCACAGCCAGTACGAGATTGTCCGCGGCCTGGCGATGGGCCACCGCAACCTGTGCGTGGTGGGCGACGACGACCAGTCCATCTACTCGTGGCGCGGCGCCGAGGTGACGCATATCCTGCAGTTCAAGCAGGACTGGCCCGACGCCAAGGAGGTGCGGCTGGAGAGCAACTACCGCAGCCGCAAGCCGATCATCGACTACGCCAACACGCTGATCGTGCACAACGCGCACCGGCACGACAAGGTGCTCCGCCCCGCCAAGGGCGGCGGCGAGCCCCCCCGCATCATGCAGTACAAGGACGAGGCCACCGAGGCCAAGGAGGTGGTGTGGGACATCGGCCGCAAGGTCGAGACCACCAAGCTCCGCTACCGCGACGTGGCCATCCTGTTCCGCACCAACGAGCAGCCCCGCGCGTTCGAGGCCGAGCTCCGCTCGCAGAACATCCCCTACGTGCTGATCGGCGGCATGAGCTTCTACGACCGCCGCGAGATCCGCGACGTGCTGGCGTACCTCAAGCTCACCGCCAACCCGGACGACGAGCCCTCGCTGCTGCGGATCCTCAACACGCCCCCCCGCGGCATCGGCGACGGAGCCCGCAAGAAGATGATGGAGCAGGCGGTCTCGCGGGGCGTGCCGCTGTGGCGCGTGGTCACCGACGCGGCCAACGTGCCCGGCCTGACCGCCGCGGCCAAGCAGGGCTGCGCGTCGCTGGTCCGCATGGTCGAGGGCTGGAAGGCGGACCAGGGGCCGGTCACGCGGCTGATCGACCGCGTCATCGACGAGGCCCGCTACCGCCAGGAGCTGGACCGCCTGTACCCCGACCCCAACGAACGCGACGCCCGCGTCGCGGCGCTGGGCGAGGTGGTCAACGCCGCCTCGCAGTTCGACGACAAGGAGCGCGACCCCGACGACAAGCAGACGCCGCTGGAGGGCTTCCTCGAAGAGATCGCCCTGGGCGGCCCGGCCGACGGCAACGACAAGGAGTCGCAGCTCGACCAGAACGCGGTCGGCCTGCTGACGCTGCACGCGGCCAAGGGGCTGGAGTTCCCGCACGTGTACCTGGTCGGCATGGAGGAGGGTATCCTGCCGCACCGCCGCTCGATCGAGGCCGACGACGGCTCGATCGACGAGGAACGCCGGCTGGCCTACGTGGGGGTGACCCGCGCCCAGGACCGCCTCACGCTCTCGCTGGCGCTCACCCGCCGCAAGTGGGGCAAGCCTCGCGACAGCATGCCCAGCCGGTTCCTGTACGAGATGACCGGGCAGGCGGAGCGGGCGCCGCACCGCCACCCACGCAACCAGCACGCCAACGGACGGAAGAGGTAG
- a CDS encoding RluA family pseudouridine synthase: MPAPPPPELPTDLIVDEAAHGARLDAYLAAQLPGLSRSLLRKAIDSGAVTVDGQRRKPSFRVEHGQSVHVDAFELPHEGPAPQAIDLDILHEDDDLIAVNKPAGMVVHPAKGHWEGTLASALAFHFGQLSDIGGAARPGIVHRLDRDTSGVIVVAKHNRAHEHLAAQFHDRTTEKRYLAITQGVPDRDEDVVDRPIGDHPHSREKKAIRADHPSSREALTRFNVLERLGGFALVECLPKTGRTHQIRLHLAHLHCPVLCDKLYGGRSQVTAGELESGAAGGGVVLARQALHAADLSIFQPTSDHRLTFRAAIPQDMQAALDCLKRG; the protein is encoded by the coding sequence ATGCCCGCTCCCCCGCCGCCGGAACTGCCAACCGACCTGATCGTCGACGAGGCGGCGCACGGCGCTCGGCTGGACGCGTACCTGGCCGCCCAGCTGCCGGGCCTCAGCCGCAGCCTGCTCCGCAAGGCGATCGACTCCGGCGCGGTCACCGTCGACGGGCAGCGGCGCAAGCCCTCTTTCCGCGTGGAGCACGGCCAGTCCGTGCACGTCGACGCGTTCGAGCTGCCCCACGAGGGCCCGGCCCCGCAGGCGATCGACCTCGACATCCTGCACGAGGACGACGACCTCATCGCCGTCAACAAGCCGGCCGGCATGGTGGTGCACCCGGCTAAGGGGCACTGGGAGGGCACGCTGGCCAGCGCGCTGGCGTTCCACTTCGGGCAGCTCAGCGACATCGGCGGCGCGGCCCGGCCCGGTATCGTGCACCGGCTCGACCGGGACACCTCCGGTGTGATCGTGGTCGCCAAGCACAACCGCGCCCACGAGCACCTGGCCGCCCAATTCCACGACCGGACCACCGAGAAACGCTACCTGGCAATCACCCAGGGCGTGCCGGACCGGGACGAGGACGTGGTGGACCGGCCGATCGGCGACCACCCCCACAGCCGCGAGAAGAAGGCGATCCGCGCCGATCACCCCTCCAGCCGCGAGGCGCTGACCCGGTTCAACGTGCTCGAACGGCTTGGCGGCTTCGCCCTGGTCGAGTGCCTGCCCAAGACCGGCCGCACCCACCAGATCCGCCTGCACCTGGCCCACCTCCACTGCCCGGTGCTGTGCGACAAGCTGTACGGCGGCCGCAGCCAGGTCACCGCGGGCGAGCTCGAATCGGGCGCCGCGGGCGGCGGCGTGGTGCTCGCCCGCCAGGCGCTGCACGCCGCGGATTTGAGCATTTTCCAGCCAACCAGCGACCACAGGCTTACTTTCCGGGCGGCGATCCCCCAAGATATGCAGGCCGCGCTCGACTGCCTCAAGCGCGGCTAG
- the mscL gene encoding large-conductance mechanosensitive channel protein MscL gives MGLVSEFKKFALRGNVIDLAVGIVIGAAFKDIVTALVDKIIMPVIGAITGGINYGERSVKLPVPGLDAADQPEIGYGALLQASINFLIIAFALFLVIKAVNKVEEQFADDSEPDPAPPPEDIKLLREIRDALVKE, from the coding sequence ATGGGTTTGGTGAGCGAGTTCAAGAAGTTCGCCCTGCGGGGCAACGTGATCGACCTGGCGGTCGGCATCGTAATCGGCGCCGCGTTCAAGGACATCGTCACGGCGCTGGTCGACAAGATCATCATGCCGGTGATCGGCGCCATCACGGGCGGGATCAACTACGGCGAGCGGTCGGTCAAGCTGCCGGTGCCGGGCCTCGACGCCGCCGACCAGCCCGAGATTGGCTACGGCGCGTTGCTGCAGGCGTCGATCAACTTCCTGATCATCGCCTTCGCGCTGTTCCTGGTGATCAAGGCGGTCAACAAGGTCGAGGAGCAGTTCGCCGACGACTCAGAACCCGACCCCGCGCCGCCCCCCGAGGATATCAAGCTGCTGCGGGAGATCCGTGACGCGCTGGTGAAGGAATAG
- the purN gene encoding phosphoribosylglycinamide formyltransferase, translating to MPDSTKPRIAVLISGSGRTLKNFIDLAREGSLPVEVALVISSNAAAGGLKFAEEAGVPTEVVERRGFASHEAYGEAVFNPCRAAGAELVVMAGFLKLAPVPDDYMGRVVNIHPSLIPSFCGHGMYGDRVHQAVLDYGAKVTGVTVHFVDNEYDNGPIIWQQPVPVFDDDDAHTLAARVFEAEKEAYPHVLKLIANRRVQVEGRKVTIGGRR from the coding sequence ATGCCTGATTCGACCAAGCCCCGCATCGCCGTTCTGATCTCCGGCTCCGGCCGGACGCTGAAGAACTTTATCGACCTCGCGCGGGAGGGCTCGCTGCCGGTGGAGGTTGCGCTGGTGATCTCCAGCAACGCCGCCGCGGGCGGTCTGAAGTTTGCCGAAGAGGCCGGCGTCCCCACCGAGGTGGTCGAGCGGCGGGGCTTCGCCTCGCACGAAGCCTACGGCGAGGCGGTGTTCAACCCCTGCCGCGCGGCCGGGGCAGAGCTGGTCGTGATGGCCGGCTTCCTGAAGCTGGCCCCGGTGCCGGACGACTACATGGGCCGGGTGGTCAACATCCACCCGTCGCTGATCCCGTCGTTCTGCGGGCACGGTATGTACGGCGACCGCGTGCATCAGGCGGTGCTGGACTACGGCGCCAAGGTGACCGGCGTCACGGTGCACTTTGTCGACAACGAGTACGACAACGGCCCCATCATCTGGCAGCAGCCCGTGCCCGTGTTCGACGACGACGACGCCCACACCCTGGCCGCCCGCGTGTTCGAAGCCGAGAAGGAGGCCTACCCGCACGTGCTGAAGCTGATCGCTAATCGCCGCGTCCAGGTCGAGGGGCGGAAGGTCACCATCGGCGGAAGACGGTGA
- a CDS encoding GNAT family N-acetyltransferase: MRTLKGAVMIRDATPADYASLAEVYNHYIVETVVTFEVTPISPDEMGRRVEGVAAGHPWIVLQTDHGVQGYAYARPWHERAAYRHTLETSVYLAPDARGQGHGTRLYGELFRRLAPIAPHVLIAGVTLPNEASVALHEKLGYVKSAHFREVGRKFDRWLDVGYWQKTLSNATEHA, from the coding sequence ATGCGGACGCTCAAAGGTGCTGTGATGATCCGCGACGCAACGCCGGCCGATTACGCGTCGCTCGCCGAGGTGTACAACCACTACATCGTCGAGACCGTGGTTACGTTCGAGGTCACGCCGATCTCGCCCGATGAGATGGGCCGGCGGGTCGAGGGCGTGGCGGCCGGGCACCCGTGGATCGTGCTGCAGACCGACCACGGGGTCCAGGGTTACGCGTACGCCCGCCCGTGGCACGAGCGGGCCGCGTACCGGCACACGCTCGAGACCAGCGTCTATCTTGCCCCCGACGCCCGGGGCCAGGGCCACGGCACGCGGCTGTACGGCGAGCTGTTCCGGCGGCTGGCGCCGATCGCGCCGCACGTGCTGATCGCCGGCGTCACGCTCCCCAACGAGGCGAGCGTCGCGTTGCACGAGAAGCTCGGCTACGTAAAATCCGCCCACTTCCGCGAGGTGGGCCGCAAGTTCGACCGGTGGCTGGACGTCGGCTACTGGCAGAAGACCCTATCCAACGCGACCGAGCATGCCTGA
- a CDS encoding class I tRNA ligase family protein: MFQPADGSPRFPQLEEDVLKFWKQNEIYHKSLERRAGAEPFVFYEGPPTANGMPHPGHCLTRAIKDVFPRYKTMRGYRCERKAGWDTHGLPVEVEVCKELGIHSKEEIEQHGVEPFIQKCQQSVWRYMQEWERLTERLGFWVDLDQAYVTYHQSYVESVWWSLKQLFDRDLLYQGHKIVWWWAQGGTALSSGEVGQGYRQVADPSVFVKFPLLDDGQVTKTSLLVWTTTPWTLPSNQFAAVHPEIEYATVEDSETGEGLILASDLVEPISAKLKRELKVVETCQGTDLIGRRYLPPFECYYTLAGAQHRQKLREQAGDAAGDVPFKLGGAQRGNLASGGEEYLAWRVVSADFVTTDSGSGVVHQAPAFGEVDYEVLVSEQARFEAGQGPTLINCVGPDGKFTDEAPEFVRGRWVKDCDKDITRDLKERGLLFHQEQYLHDYPFCWRAEEDPLIQYPRESWFIKTTAFKDAMLDNNQRVNWLPEHIKGGRMGKFLESNVDWALSRERYWGTPLPVWQCEQTGKQEAIGGYDELLAKPGVAGTEAWEEAKAANPALPEDLKVHKPYIDEVTYDSPYANGARMRRVTEVIDCWYDSGAMPFAQWGYRGETLPPPPGEGRGGGESSSDFAQDHPGTQGAPTSPLPQGGRESAAARFASQFPADFISEAIDQTRGWFYSQLAISTMLWGGDEPTANGRQPTAYPHPFKNCIVLGLMLGEDGQKMSKSKRNYREPNEIFDKYGADALRWYLFANQPPWTSIRYSEQAIKDSIPEFLLRLWNCYSFFVIYANIDGFDPKAECGAVKGEDVQLHPADLASADSYRPLADRADLDRWVISELHRTAALVTERMDAYDNYGACEAVTTFVDGLSNWWVRRSRDRFWAKDKRSPEKLDAYWTLYECLVTTSKLIAPFTPFLAETFWQNLAGVFDGSLQSVHLCDYPEADPSVVDLDLSERMDQVRLISSLGRRAREGAGLKVRQPLSRVEVILADNTHQAWLEQHASVIQDELNVKAVEYSDSPEKYVDHEVLPNFKLLGKKLGKLMPKVKFALNQASGSELLANLRDNGKINLEVDGQQVELSPEEVEVRITAKEGWAAANDRGVVVVLATELTDELIAEGLAQDLKRAIQDRRKEIGCEFTDRIEIGVESDAEPVRQAVDQHQDYLAGETLSDKVAFKELSGVEPIELALGDHAAKLYVKRLP, translated from the coding sequence ATGTTCCAACCCGCCGACGGATCGCCCCGCTTCCCGCAGCTCGAAGAGGACGTCCTCAAGTTCTGGAAGCAGAATGAGATCTACCACAAGTCGCTGGAGCGTCGCGCGGGCGCCGAGCCGTTCGTATTCTACGAGGGGCCTCCCACGGCCAACGGCATGCCCCACCCGGGCCACTGCCTGACCCGCGCGATCAAGGACGTCTTCCCCCGCTACAAGACGATGCGCGGCTACCGCTGCGAGCGCAAGGCGGGCTGGGACACCCACGGCCTGCCGGTCGAGGTGGAGGTCTGCAAGGAGCTCGGCATCCACTCCAAGGAGGAGATCGAGCAGCACGGCGTCGAGCCGTTCATCCAGAAGTGCCAGCAGAGCGTCTGGCGCTATATGCAGGAGTGGGAACGCCTGACCGAGCGGCTCGGCTTCTGGGTCGACCTCGACCAGGCGTACGTCACCTACCACCAGAGCTACGTGGAGAGCGTCTGGTGGAGCCTCAAGCAGCTGTTCGACCGCGACCTGTTGTACCAGGGCCACAAGATCGTGTGGTGGTGGGCGCAGGGCGGCACCGCGCTCTCCAGCGGCGAGGTGGGGCAGGGCTACCGCCAGGTCGCCGACCCGTCGGTGTTCGTCAAGTTCCCGCTGCTGGACGACGGCCAGGTCACCAAGACCAGCCTGCTGGTCTGGACCACCACGCCGTGGACGCTGCCCAGCAACCAGTTCGCCGCGGTGCACCCCGAGATCGAGTACGCCACCGTCGAGGACAGCGAGACCGGCGAGGGACTGATCCTCGCCAGCGACCTCGTCGAGCCGATCTCCGCGAAGCTCAAGCGAGAGCTTAAGGTCGTCGAGACCTGCCAGGGCACCGACCTCATCGGCCGGCGGTACCTTCCGCCGTTCGAATGCTACTACACGCTTGCCGGCGCCCAGCACCGGCAGAAGCTGCGCGAGCAGGCGGGCGACGCCGCCGGCGATGTCCCGTTCAAGCTCGGCGGCGCCCAACGCGGAAACCTCGCGTCGGGCGGCGAGGAGTACCTCGCCTGGCGGGTCGTGTCGGCCGACTTCGTCACCACCGACAGCGGGTCGGGCGTGGTGCACCAGGCGCCGGCGTTTGGCGAGGTCGACTACGAGGTGCTGGTGTCTGAGCAGGCGCGCTTCGAGGCGGGCCAGGGCCCCACGCTGATCAACTGCGTCGGCCCCGACGGCAAGTTCACCGACGAGGCGCCCGAGTTCGTCCGCGGCCGCTGGGTCAAGGACTGCGACAAGGACATCACCCGCGACCTCAAGGAACGCGGCCTGCTGTTCCACCAGGAACAGTACCTGCACGACTACCCGTTCTGCTGGCGGGCGGAGGAAGACCCGCTCATCCAGTACCCCCGCGAGAGCTGGTTTATCAAGACCACCGCGTTCAAGGACGCGATGCTCGATAACAACCAGCGGGTCAACTGGCTGCCCGAGCACATCAAGGGCGGCCGCATGGGCAAGTTCCTGGAGTCGAACGTCGACTGGGCGCTCAGCCGCGAACGCTATTGGGGCACGCCGCTGCCGGTCTGGCAGTGCGAGCAGACCGGCAAGCAGGAGGCCATCGGCGGCTACGACGAGCTGCTGGCCAAGCCCGGCGTCGCGGGGACCGAGGCCTGGGAAGAAGCCAAGGCCGCCAACCCCGCCCTGCCCGAGGACCTCAAGGTCCACAAGCCGTACATCGACGAGGTCACGTACGACAGCCCGTACGCCAACGGCGCGCGCATGCGACGCGTCACCGAGGTGATCGACTGCTGGTACGACAGCGGCGCCATGCCCTTCGCCCAGTGGGGGTATCGGGGCGAGACACTTCCTCCTCCTCCGGGGGAGGGCCGGGGTGGGGGTGAGTCGAGTTCCGATTTCGCCCAAGACCATCCCGGTACCCAGGGCGCCCCCACCTCACCCCTCCCCCAAGGGGGGAGGGAGTCAGCGGCGGCTCGCTTCGCGAGCCAGTTCCCGGCCGACTTCATCAGCGAAGCCATCGACCAGACCCGCGGTTGGTTCTACAGCCAGCTCGCGATCTCAACCATGCTGTGGGGCGGCGATGAGCCGACCGCCAACGGCCGACAGCCGACCGCCTACCCGCACCCGTTCAAGAACTGCATCGTGCTCGGCCTGATGTTGGGCGAGGACGGGCAGAAGATGTCCAAGAGCAAGCGGAACTACCGCGAGCCGAACGAGATCTTCGACAAGTACGGCGCCGACGCGCTGCGCTGGTACCTGTTCGCCAACCAGCCGCCGTGGACGTCGATCCGCTACAGCGAGCAGGCGATCAAGGACAGCATCCCCGAGTTCCTGCTGCGGCTATGGAACTGCTACAGCTTCTTCGTGATCTACGCCAACATCGACGGGTTTGATCCGAAGGCGGAGTGCGGAGCGGTGAAGGGGGAGGATGTCCAGCTGCACCCCGCCGACCTGGCCAGCGCCGACAGCTACCGCCCGCTGGCCGACCGCGCGGATCTGGACCGCTGGGTCATCAGCGAGCTACACCGCACCGCGGCGCTGGTCACCGAGCGGATGGACGCGTACGACAACTACGGCGCCTGCGAGGCGGTCACCACCTTCGTCGACGGGCTCTCCAACTGGTGGGTCCGCCGCAGCCGCGACCGCTTCTGGGCCAAGGACAAACGCTCGCCCGAGAAGCTCGACGCGTACTGGACGCTGTACGAGTGCCTGGTCACGACCAGCAAGCTGATCGCGCCGTTCACGCCGTTCCTCGCCGAGACCTTCTGGCAGAACCTGGCCGGCGTGTTCGACGGGTCGCTCCAGAGCGTGCACCTGTGCGACTACCCGGAGGCGGACCCGTCGGTCGTCGACCTGGACCTCTCCGAGCGGATGGACCAGGTGCGGCTGATCAGCTCGCTCGGCCGCCGCGCCCGCGAGGGCGCCGGCCTGAAGGTGCGGCAGCCGCTCTCCCGCGTGGAGGTGATCCTGGCCGACAACACGCACCAGGCGTGGCTCGAGCAGCACGCGTCGGTCATCCAGGACGAGCTGAATGTCAAGGCGGTGGAGTACAGCGACTCGCCGGAGAAGTACGTCGACCACGAGGTGCTGCCCAACTTCAAGCTGCTGGGCAAGAAGCTCGGCAAGCTGATGCCGAAGGTCAAGTTCGCGCTCAATCAGGCCAGCGGCAGCGAGCTGCTGGCCAACCTGCGCGACAACGGCAAGATCAACCTGGAGGTCGACGGCCAACAGGTCGAGCTCTCGCCCGAGGAGGTCGAGGTCCGCATCACCGCCAAGGAGGGCTGGGCCGCCGCCAACGACCGTGGCGTGGTGGTGGTGCTGGCGACCGAGCTGACCGACGAGCTGATCGCCGAGGGCCTGGCCCAGGACCTCAAGCGGGCCATCCAGGACCGCCGCAAGGAGATTGGCTGCGAGTTCACCGACCGGATCGAGATCGGCGTCGAGAGCGACGCCGAGCCGGTGCGGCAAGCGGTCGATCAGCACCAAGACTACCTGGCCGGCGAGACCCTATCCGACAAAGTCGCGTTCAAAGAGCTGAGCGGCGTCGAGCCAATCGAGCTCGCGTTGGGCGATCACGCAGCCAAGCTGTACGTGAAACGCTTGCCGTAG
- a CDS encoding PIG-L family deacetylase, with translation MPSIDTPDLPDPLDVIAVGAHPDDVEIGCGGALAKLVEQGHRVGIVDLTDGEPTPASPGPEARLAEAAEAARRLGVHERITLDLPNRRLMDDFDARVALAKVFRRFRPRLVIGISDRTPLASPDHWQARQITDAGVFYSRLTKWDDRFDGLPPHRISAQLYYPLSFYSLEAPLDGNYFVVDIGSTLEKKMASIRAYATQFPPEKQEIFAKVTAMAQRFGFAAGYEAGEVLSSPRALGVTDLMGLVFGAGPRPS, from the coding sequence ATGCCCTCAATCGACACCCCCGACCTGCCGGATCCGCTCGACGTGATCGCCGTGGGAGCGCACCCCGACGACGTCGAGATCGGCTGCGGCGGCGCCCTGGCGAAGCTGGTCGAGCAGGGCCACCGGGTCGGCATCGTCGACCTGACCGACGGCGAACCGACCCCCGCCTCGCCCGGCCCGGAGGCGCGCCTGGCCGAGGCGGCCGAGGCCGCCCGGCGGCTGGGCGTGCACGAACGCATAACGCTCGACCTGCCCAACCGGCGGCTGATGGACGACTTCGACGCGCGGGTCGCGCTGGCCAAGGTGTTCCGGCGGTTCCGGCCCCGCCTGGTGATCGGCATCAGCGACCGCACGCCGCTCGCCTCGCCAGACCACTGGCAGGCCCGGCAGATCACCGATGCGGGCGTGTTCTACTCGCGGCTCACCAAGTGGGACGACCGCTTTGACGGGCTGCCGCCGCACCGGATTTCCGCACAGCTGTACTACCCGCTGTCGTTCTACTCGCTCGAGGCGCCGCTCGACGGCAATTACTTTGTCGTCGACATCGGTTCGACACTCGAGAAAAAAATGGCCAGCATCCGGGCCTACGCCACCCAGTTCCCGCCCGAGAAGCAAGAGATCTTCGCCAAGGTCACGGCCATGGCGCAGCGGTTCGGGTTCGCCGCCGGCTACGAGGCCGGCGAGGTGCTCAGCAGCCCGCGGGCCCTCGGCGTGACCGACCTGATGGGGCTGGTGTTCGGCGCCGGACCACGCCCTTCCTGA
- a CDS encoding class II aldolase/adducin family protein, producing the protein MSDLNATKEEMCEIGRRMYARQFVAANEGNISVRVDDDAVLCTPTFFCKGTMTPDDICTVNMRGEQLDGKRKRTSEVLLHLEIMKERPEIRGVVHGHPPHATAFAVAREPIPVGVHPEADVFLGEVPIADYATPGDDRLAETILPFVHKCNTIVLANHGTVSFDVSLEQAYWWTEILDSYCRMLILAKQIGRVQQLTDADCRGLIELKKRFGLTDPRMGDDFADADLTTNPLFRDTWAQAGAAARAFSQADIEDQLVDKIARRVAELIKQ; encoded by the coding sequence ATGAGCGACCTGAACGCGACTAAAGAAGAGATGTGCGAGATCGGCCGGCGGATGTACGCCCGGCAGTTTGTCGCGGCGAACGAGGGCAACATCTCGGTCCGCGTGGACGACGACGCCGTGCTCTGCACGCCCACGTTCTTCTGCAAGGGCACGATGACGCCGGACGACATCTGCACCGTGAACATGCGGGGCGAGCAGCTGGACGGCAAGCGGAAGCGCACCAGCGAGGTGCTGCTGCACCTGGAGATCATGAAGGAGCGGCCGGAGATCCGCGGCGTGGTCCACGGCCACCCGCCCCACGCCACGGCGTTCGCGGTGGCGCGCGAGCCGATCCCGGTGGGCGTCCACCCCGAGGCCGACGTGTTCCTCGGCGAGGTGCCGATCGCCGACTACGCCACCCCGGGCGACGACCGCCTGGCCGAGACCATCCTGCCGTTCGTGCACAAGTGCAACACCATCGTGCTGGCCAACCACGGCACGGTCAGCTTCGACGTGTCGCTGGAGCAGGCGTACTGGTGGACCGAGATCCTCGACTCGTACTGCCGGATGCTGATCCTCGCCAAGCAGATCGGCCGCGTCCAGCAGCTCACCGACGCCGACTGCCGGGGGCTGATCGAGCTCAAGAAGCGGTTCGGGTTGACCGACCCTAGAATGGGGGACGACTTCGCCGACGCCGACCTGACCACCAACCCGCTGTTCCGCGACACCTGGGCCCAGGCGGGCGCCGCCGCCAGGGCGTTCAGCCAGGCGGACATTGAGGACCAACTGGTCGACAAGATCGCCCGCCGCGTTGCGGAGCTGATCAAGCAGTAA
- a CDS encoding universal stress protein translates to MLGRILVALGGTDYTLVSIETAVALAKKHNAELTGVTVFNVERLRRIGPVPMGAGDIAQQLRDERVALSREAAEIVIARFEEACTEAGVKHNVLREEHDEPGNFLIQLSRYHDLAVMGLRAAFDYGVEAASLDAVKLVDRLITGGVRPIVAVPSEPFTVKRALVAYSGSMESARTLRHFLNLDLWPDVETRLVTFGRDNDEHRQLLTDAAGFCESHGRAVETELIDASPNKGLLEEAEQWGADVIVMGNSHKGLILRRVLGETVLHIIKNSQKALFLGQ, encoded by the coding sequence ATGCTGGGTCGTATCCTTGTTGCGTTAGGCGGCACCGACTATACGCTGGTGTCCATCGAAACGGCCGTCGCGCTCGCCAAGAAGCACAACGCCGAGCTCACCGGCGTGACCGTCTTCAACGTTGAGCGGCTCCGCCGCATCGGCCCGGTGCCGATGGGCGCCGGCGACATCGCCCAGCAGCTGCGGGACGAGCGGGTGGCGCTCAGCCGCGAGGCGGCGGAGATCGTGATCGCCCGCTTCGAGGAGGCCTGCACCGAGGCCGGCGTCAAGCACAACGTGCTGCGCGAGGAGCACGACGAGCCCGGCAACTTCCTCATCCAGCTCTCCCGCTACCACGACCTGGCGGTCATGGGGCTGCGGGCGGCGTTCGACTACGGCGTCGAGGCCGCTTCGCTCGACGCGGTCAAGCTGGTCGACCGGCTGATCACCGGCGGCGTCCGGCCGATCGTCGCGGTGCCGAGCGAGCCGTTCACGGTCAAACGCGCGCTGGTGGCGTACTCGGGCAGCATGGAGTCGGCCCGCACGCTCCGCCACTTCCTCAACCTCGACCTGTGGCCCGACGTCGAGACCCGGCTGGTTACCTTCGGCCGCGACAACGACGAGCACCGCCAGCTGCTGACCGACGCGGCCGGCTTCTGCGAGTCGCACGGCCGCGCCGTCGAAACCGAGCTGATCGACGCTTCGCCCAACAAGGGCCTGCTCGAGGAGGCCGAGCAATGGGGAGCCGACGTGATCGTGATGGGCAACAGCCACAAGGGCCTAATCCTCCGCCGCGTCCTCGGCGAAACCGTGCTGCACATCATCAAGAACTCGCAGAAGGCGTTGTTCCTGGGGCAGTAG